A genomic region of Chitinimonas arctica contains the following coding sequences:
- a CDS encoding isoprenyl transferase, with protein sequence MVFFKSSTKDIPAVAAVPAHIAIIMDGNGRWAKKRFLPRVAGHKQGVESLREAVKACDELGVKYLTLFAFSSENWRRPPEEVSFLMGLFLSALEREVVKLDKNGIRLKLIGRRDHFAPEIVRSIEAAEARTAANTGLTLTIAADYGGRWDILNAMQAMLKERPSLREGEIGEEDLAPYLAMSYAPEPDLFIRTGGEARVSNFLLWQLAYTEFYFTEAFWPDFDRAALEAAIASYRHRERRFGRTSEQLKDAAC encoded by the coding sequence GTGGTCTTCTTCAAAAGCTCTACCAAGGATATACCGGCCGTCGCGGCCGTCCCCGCCCATATCGCCATCATCATGGACGGCAACGGCCGCTGGGCCAAGAAGCGGTTCCTGCCTCGGGTAGCCGGCCACAAGCAGGGGGTCGAAAGCCTGCGCGAAGCGGTCAAGGCCTGCGACGAGCTGGGTGTGAAGTACCTTACCCTGTTCGCCTTTTCCAGCGAGAACTGGCGCCGGCCGCCCGAAGAAGTGTCCTTCCTGATGGGCTTGTTCCTGTCGGCCCTTGAGCGTGAGGTGGTCAAGCTGGATAAGAACGGCATCCGCCTCAAGCTGATCGGGCGGCGCGATCATTTCGCGCCCGAGATCGTCCGCTCCATCGAGGCGGCCGAGGCGCGCACGGCTGCCAATACCGGCCTGACGCTGACCATCGCGGCGGACTACGGCGGCCGCTGGGACATCCTCAACGCCATGCAGGCCATGCTGAAGGAACGTCCGAGCCTGCGCGAGGGAGAGATCGGCGAAGAGGACCTCGCGCCGTATCTGGCCATGTCCTACGCGCCGGAACCGGATCTGTTCATCCGCACCGGCGGCGAGGCGCGGGTATCCAACTTCCTGCTATGGCAGTTGGCTTATACCGAATTCTATTTCACCGAAGCCTTCTGGCCCGATTTCGACCGGGCGGCCCTGGAAGCGGCCATTGCCTCATACCGCCATCGCGAGCGTCGCTTCGGCCGCACCAGTGAGCAATTGAAAGACGCTGCATGTTGA
- the ispC gene encoding 1-deoxy-D-xylulose-5-phosphate reductoisomerase has protein sequence MSTQAITVLGSTGSIGVSTLDVVARHPDKYRIVALSAHSQLDKLVEQCRVHLPRYAVLAEPAGVAELRDRLRLAGLAQIEVLAGMEALEHIASMPEVDAVMAAIVGAAGMRPTLAAARAGKRVLLANKETLVMAGRLFMDAAREGGATLLPIDSEHNAIYQCLPQPFDDGAGQGVRRILLTASGGPFRQFSGEQLAAVTPEQAVKHPNWSMGRKISVDSASLMNKGLEVIEARWLFDLAPERIEVVVHPQSVIHSMVEYVDGSVLAQLGNPDMRTPIAYGLAWPARIDAGVTPLDLFKIARLDFEAPDPQRFPCLGLAFEALRLAGAAPAVLNAANEVAVAAFLDRRLAFDAIPLLNAATMQAVAASFDAGSLASLTAADQAARQYADGWLSRHA, from the coding sequence ATGAGCACCCAGGCCATTACCGTATTGGGTTCCACCGGCAGCATCGGGGTCAGTACCCTGGATGTGGTGGCCCGCCACCCGGACAAATACCGGATCGTCGCGCTTAGCGCTCATAGCCAGCTGGACAAGCTGGTCGAGCAATGCCGGGTCCACCTGCCGCGCTATGCCGTCCTGGCCGAGCCGGCAGGCGTGGCCGAGTTGCGAGATCGCTTGCGGCTGGCCGGCCTGGCGCAGATCGAAGTCCTGGCCGGCATGGAGGCGCTGGAACATATCGCCAGCATGCCGGAAGTGGATGCCGTGATGGCCGCCATAGTCGGCGCCGCCGGCATGCGGCCGACCCTGGCGGCCGCCCGGGCGGGCAAGCGCGTGCTGCTGGCCAATAAAGAAACCCTGGTGATGGCCGGCCGCCTGTTCATGGACGCGGCACGCGAGGGCGGCGCAACCTTGTTGCCTATCGATAGCGAGCACAACGCCATCTACCAGTGCCTGCCGCAACCGTTCGACGATGGGGCGGGGCAGGGCGTGCGCCGCATCCTGCTGACCGCATCGGGCGGACCGTTTCGGCAATTCAGCGGCGAGCAGCTGGCGGCGGTGACGCCGGAGCAGGCGGTCAAGCATCCCAACTGGTCGATGGGCCGCAAGATCTCGGTCGATTCGGCCAGCCTGATGAACAAGGGCCTGGAAGTCATCGAGGCGCGTTGGCTGTTCGACCTGGCGCCCGAGCGTATCGAAGTGGTAGTCCATCCGCAGAGCGTGATCCATTCCATGGTTGAATACGTGGATGGTTCGGTGCTGGCGCAGCTGGGCAACCCCGATATGCGCACGCCGATTGCTTATGGCCTGGCGTGGCCGGCGCGCATCGATGCCGGGGTGACGCCGCTCGATCTATTCAAGATTGCCCGGCTCGATTTCGAAGCGCCCGATCCGCAGCGCTTCCCCTGTCTGGGGCTGGCTTTCGAAGCCTTGCGACTTGCCGGTGCGGCGCCGGCGGTGTTGAATGCCGCCAATGAGGTTGCCGTGGCGGCCTTCCTGGATAGACGGCTGGCGTTCGACGCGATTCCGCTGCTGAATGCGGCCACCATGCAGGCCGTCGCGGCCAGCTTCGATGCCGGTTCCCTGGCAAGCTTGACCGCCGCCGACCAGGCTGCCCGGCAGTATGCCGACGGTTGGTTGAGCCGGCATGCTTGA
- the frr gene encoding ribosome recycling factor has protein sequence MIADIKKNTESKMQKSVENLKNTLAKVRTGRAHAGLLDHIMVDYYGNPTPINQVASVGLMDARTLSVSPFEKKMGAVIEKAIRDSDLGLNPASMGDVVRVPMPALTEERRRDLIKVVRGEAEDSRVAVRNLRRDGNEQLKKAVKDKLISEDDERRGTDDVQKLTDKYIADIDKQLADKEKELLTV, from the coding sequence TCAAGAAGAACACCGAAAGTAAGATGCAGAAATCGGTGGAAAACCTGAAGAACACCTTGGCCAAGGTTCGTACCGGCCGTGCCCATGCCGGTCTGCTCGACCACATCATGGTCGATTACTACGGCAACCCCACCCCCATCAACCAAGTGGCCAGCGTCGGCCTGATGGATGCGCGTACCTTGTCGGTATCGCCGTTCGAGAAGAAGATGGGCGCGGTCATCGAAAAGGCAATCCGCGATTCCGACCTCGGCCTGAACCCGGCCAGCATGGGTGACGTGGTGCGCGTGCCGATGCCGGCTTTGACCGAAGAGCGTCGCCGCGATCTGATCAAGGTGGTGCGCGGTGAAGCCGAAGACAGCCGCGTGGCCGTGCGTAATCTGCGCCGCGATGGTAACGAACAGCTGAAGAAGGCCGTCAAGGACAAGCTGATCTCGGAAGACGACGAGCGTCGCGGTACCGATGACGTGCAAAAACTCACCGACAAATATATCGCCGACATCGACAAGCAGCTTGCCGACAAGGAAAAAGAGCTACTGACCGTTTAA
- a CDS encoding phosphatidate cytidylyltransferase, with translation MLKTRILTALALLPLVLASLFLAPPLGWGVFALLALSLGAWEWARFARFDRGEMICFVVGFLALGTAWLFIPLARSWALPLDVLALLFWLLLVPLWLRHKWTLKHKGLSALVGWLVLLAALAGVTRIRELPQGAILLLAMLAIAWVADVAAYFAGRAFGKRKLAPSISPGKSWEGVYGGLLAVALYVLALQYFGVPVFAQLSWWLLLPLAWALTAVSVMGDLFESLLKRQVGFKDSSNLLPGHGGVLDRVDSLLALVPVASALLFGYARLAV, from the coding sequence ATGTTGAAGACCCGTATTCTCACCGCGCTGGCCTTGTTGCCGCTGGTGCTTGCCAGCCTGTTTCTGGCGCCGCCGCTGGGCTGGGGCGTGTTTGCCCTGCTGGCGCTGAGCCTGGGTGCGTGGGAATGGGCCCGTTTCGCCCGTTTCGATCGTGGCGAGATGATCTGCTTTGTGGTGGGCTTCCTGGCGCTGGGCACGGCCTGGCTGTTCATACCCTTGGCGCGTAGCTGGGCGCTGCCGCTCGATGTGCTGGCATTGTTGTTCTGGCTTTTGCTGGTACCGCTTTGGCTGCGCCACAAATGGACGCTCAAGCACAAAGGCCTGTCCGCCCTGGTGGGTTGGCTGGTGCTGTTGGCCGCGCTGGCCGGCGTGACCCGCATCCGTGAATTGCCGCAAGGCGCCATATTGCTGCTGGCCATGCTGGCGATTGCCTGGGTGGCCGATGTCGCCGCTTATTTTGCCGGGCGTGCCTTCGGCAAACGCAAGCTGGCGCCCAGCATCAGCCCGGGCAAGAGCTGGGAAGGTGTGTATGGCGGACTGTTGGCGGTCGCGCTGTATGTGTTGGCTTTACAGTATTTTGGCGTGCCGGTGTTTGCCCAGCTGTCTTGGTGGCTGCTGCTGCCGCTGGCCTGGGCCTTGACGGCGGTCAGCGTAATGGGTGACCTGTTCGAATCCCTGCTCAAACGGCAGGTCGGCTTCAAGGACAGCAGCAATCTCCTGCCCGGGCACGGTGGCGTGCTCGACCGGGTGGATAGCCTGCTTGCCCTGGTGCCGGTCGCCAGCGCGCTGCTGTTCGGCTACGCGCGCCTGGCGGTCTGA